The following proteins come from a genomic window of Trichocoleus desertorum ATA4-8-CV12:
- a CDS encoding DUF1816 domain-containing protein: MFGFLVFLILALVLFLFVSRKPTQKDFAWWVEVVTAQPKCTYYFGPFSSAGEAKQSESGYVEDLEKEGSKGIAVQVKWCQPKELTIAEEEQLTYS, translated from the coding sequence ATGTTTGGATTCTTAGTTTTTCTCATTCTGGCCTTGGTGCTCTTCCTGTTTGTTAGCCGCAAGCCAACTCAAAAAGACTTTGCCTGGTGGGTAGAGGTTGTCACGGCTCAACCCAAGTGTACTTATTACTTTGGCCCTTTCAGCAGTGCTGGAGAAGCCAAGCAATCTGAGTCAGGCTACGTTGAAGATCTAGAGAAGGAAGGCAGCAAAGGCATTGCTGTCCAGGTCAAATGGTGCCAGCCCAAAGAACTCACCATTGCTGAGGAAGAGCAGCTGACTTACAGCTAA
- a CDS encoding M3 family metallopeptidase, with translation MSASATLTQNPLLIGQGLPPFDAIKPEHVVPGITQLLQELEQELATLEANVQPTWSSLVEPLDRLSDRIGWSWGIVGHLMGVKNSPEMREAHEQMQPHVVQFWTKLGQSKPVYEGFKALRSSEAWNSLEPAQKRIVEAAIREAELSGVGLEGEAKERFNAIQMEMAELSTQFSNHVLDATKAFSMTLTTPEEVNGLPPSLLSLAAQAARAAGEENATAENGPWRITLDFPSYGPFMQYSTRSDLREKLYKAFVSRASSGDLDNRPLIDRILTLRKEQAQLLGFDNYAELSLASKMAPNVAAVEQLMEELRRVSYDAAVKDLADLKAYAASKGESGELKHWDVSYWAERQREEKFAFNDEELRPYFPLPQALDGLFGLAKRLFGVTITATDGQAPVWHEDVRYFQISDETGDAIAYFYLDPYSRPAEKRGGAWMDDCVNRAKLTVEGKASTRLPVAYLVCNQTPPIDGKPSLMNFREVETLFHEFGHGLQHMLTKVDYSGAAGIRNIEWDAVELPSQFMENWCYDRATLFSMAKHYETGETLPEHYYDKLVAARNYMSGSGMLRQLHFSLLDLVLHAHYQPGGSETVQDVRQRLAETTTVMPPLPEDDFLCAFGHIFAGGYAAGYYSYKWAEVLSADAFAAFEEAGLENPEAIADTGKRFRETVLALGGSRHPMEIFKDFRGREPSTEPLLRHSGLMAA, from the coding sequence ATGAGTGCAAGTGCCACCCTCACCCAAAACCCCTTGCTGATTGGCCAAGGACTGCCCCCCTTTGATGCCATCAAGCCAGAGCATGTGGTTCCAGGAATTACCCAACTGCTGCAAGAGCTAGAGCAAGAACTGGCAACCTTAGAAGCAAATGTGCAGCCAACTTGGAGCAGCTTAGTCGAACCCCTCGACCGTCTGAGCGATCGCATTGGTTGGAGTTGGGGAATTGTGGGGCACTTAATGGGGGTAAAAAACAGCCCAGAAATGCGGGAAGCTCATGAACAAATGCAGCCCCATGTGGTGCAGTTTTGGACCAAACTTGGTCAAAGCAAACCTGTGTATGAAGGCTTCAAAGCGCTGCGAAGTAGCGAAGCCTGGAACAGTTTGGAGCCTGCCCAGAAACGGATTGTTGAGGCGGCCATTCGGGAAGCTGAGTTGTCGGGTGTGGGGTTAGAAGGCGAAGCCAAAGAGCGCTTCAATGCCATCCAGATGGAAATGGCTGAGCTGTCTACTCAGTTTTCTAATCATGTGTTGGATGCTACCAAAGCTTTCAGCATGACCTTGACCACTCCAGAAGAAGTCAATGGGTTGCCACCTAGCTTGTTGAGCCTTGCCGCTCAAGCTGCCCGTGCCGCTGGAGAAGAAAACGCCACCGCTGAGAATGGCCCCTGGCGGATCACCCTCGACTTTCCCAGCTACGGCCCCTTCATGCAGTACAGCACTCGCTCCGATTTGCGAGAAAAACTCTATAAAGCCTTTGTCAGTCGTGCTTCCAGTGGTGATCTAGATAACCGCCCGCTAATCGATCGCATTCTGACTTTGCGGAAAGAACAAGCTCAACTGCTTGGCTTTGATAACTATGCCGAACTCAGCTTAGCGAGCAAAATGGCTCCCAACGTGGCAGCGGTAGAGCAGTTGATGGAAGAACTCCGCCGCGTCAGTTACGATGCAGCGGTCAAAGATTTGGCTGACCTGAAAGCTTATGCTGCCTCAAAAGGGGAATCTGGCGAGCTGAAGCATTGGGATGTTAGCTACTGGGCTGAGCGTCAGCGGGAAGAAAAATTTGCCTTCAACGATGAAGAACTACGCCCCTACTTCCCCTTACCCCAAGCCTTAGATGGTTTATTCGGGTTAGCCAAGCGGCTGTTTGGAGTCACCATCACCGCTACCGATGGTCAAGCTCCGGTGTGGCACGAAGATGTGCGCTACTTCCAAATCTCCGATGAAACTGGGGACGCGATCGCCTACTTCTATCTCGATCCCTACAGCCGCCCTGCTGAGAAGCGTGGGGGAGCCTGGATGGATGATTGCGTCAATCGCGCCAAACTCACCGTAGAAGGGAAAGCAAGCACTCGTCTGCCCGTAGCTTACCTGGTGTGCAACCAAACCCCACCGATCGATGGCAAGCCCAGCCTCATGAACTTCCGGGAAGTTGAAACGCTGTTCCACGAGTTCGGTCATGGTCTTCAGCACATGCTGACCAAAGTTGACTATTCTGGAGCCGCTGGGATTCGCAACATTGAGTGGGATGCTGTGGAGCTGCCCAGCCAGTTTATGGAGAACTGGTGCTACGATCGCGCCACTCTCTTCAGCATGGCGAAGCACTACGAAACCGGGGAAACCCTACCAGAGCACTACTACGACAAACTCGTGGCAGCCCGTAATTACATGAGTGGGAGCGGCATGTTACGGCAACTACACTTCAGCTTGCTCGACCTTGTCCTCCACGCTCACTATCAACCGGGTGGCAGTGAAACGGTGCAGGATGTGCGGCAACGTCTCGCTGAAACTACAACCGTAATGCCCCCACTCCCCGAAGATGACTTCCTCTGCGCCTTCGGTCACATCTTTGCGGGGGGATATGCGGCTGGATACTACAGTTACAAGTGGGCGGAAGTTCTGAGTGCCGATGCCTTTGCTGCCTTTGAAGAAGCAGGACTAGAGAACCCAGAGGCGATCGCGGATACAGGCAAGCGCTTTCGGGAGACGGTTCTGGCCCTTGGCGGCAGTCGGCACCCCATGGAAATATTCAAAGACTTCCGAGGTCGCGAGCCCAGCACCGAACCACTCCTACGGCATAGTGGTCTGATGGCAGCCTAG
- a CDS encoding Uma2 family endonuclease, with amino-acid sequence MVSPTLPQLEQKVQLSGISWQTYQALLNELSDRRLRLTYNQGNLEIMVPSPEHEFYKTLMGRFVETIAEELKIKIHPLGSTTFAREDLGRGLEPDECFYIRNQAAVKGKKRLDPTQDPPPDLVIEIDITSRSRDRMAFYAALGVPEIWRYDGKVFQVYQLQNQEYQLSEQSLTFPNIPITEIARFLEQSATTDYLDLVAEFRDWLKAQVT; translated from the coding sequence ATGGTTAGCCCCACCCTTCCGCAACTTGAACAAAAAGTTCAGCTCTCTGGCATTAGTTGGCAGACGTATCAAGCCTTGCTGAATGAGCTGAGCGATCGCCGTTTGCGCCTTACCTATAACCAAGGCAATCTCGAAATTATGGTTCCATCGCCTGAACATGAGTTCTACAAAACACTCATGGGTCGCTTTGTGGAAACCATAGCCGAGGAACTCAAAATCAAAATTCATCCCTTGGGTTCCACCACATTTGCTCGTGAAGATTTAGGCCGAGGTCTAGAACCCGACGAGTGTTTTTATATCCGCAATCAAGCTGCTGTCAAAGGCAAAAAGCGGTTAGACCCGACTCAAGATCCACCGCCGGATTTAGTGATTGAAATTGACATTACCAGTCGCTCTCGCGATCGCATGGCTTTCTATGCAGCCCTAGGCGTACCCGAAATCTGGCGCTACGATGGCAAAGTCTTCCAGGTTTATCAACTCCAAAATCAGGAATATCAACTCTCTGAACAGAGCCTCACTTTTCCTAACATTCCAATCACGGAAATCGCCCGCTTTCTAGAGCAATCTGCAACTACAGACTATTTAGATCTCGTGGCTGAATTTCGCGATTGGCTCAAAGCGCAGGTGACATGA
- a CDS encoding aminopeptidase P N-terminal domain-containing protein, whose product MQIPSNPEALATALRDRRQRLAALFDGPVVLWSGGRSSRNFPANVYPFRASSHFLYFAGLPLENAAVRLEAGKLELFIDEGTPASALWHGPTPTRDEIATAIGADAAFPLADLGMRAAGAATIPVQDTATQQQQAQILGRSLPPAHQLTGIDLALAEAIVTLRLTHDAAAIAELKQAAVATVNAHRVGMAVTPGAKTEAAVRASMESVFVAQNMTSAYNSIVTVQGEVLHNEQYHHALKSGDLLLADVGAETASGWAADVTRTWPVSGKFSPTQRVLYEVVLAAHDICIAKVEPGVEYRDLHLSAALLIAAGLLDLGILRGKPEDLVAMDAHALFFPHGVGHILGMDVHDMEDLGDLAGYEAGRKRSDRFGLCYLRLDRPLRPGMLVTIEPGFYQVPAILNDPERRSRYKDVVNWDRLAQFADVRGIRIEDDVLVTESSSEVLTAALPTKADAIEQLVSGE is encoded by the coding sequence ATGCAAATTCCTAGCAATCCTGAAGCGCTGGCCACTGCTTTGCGCGATCGCCGTCAGCGTTTAGCGGCTTTATTTGATGGCCCCGTGGTGCTGTGGTCAGGCGGGCGCAGTTCCCGCAACTTTCCCGCTAACGTGTATCCGTTTCGGGCCAGCAGCCACTTTCTCTACTTTGCGGGCTTACCGCTAGAAAATGCAGCAGTCCGGCTAGAAGCGGGCAAGCTGGAATTATTTATAGATGAAGGCACGCCTGCTAGCGCCCTCTGGCATGGGCCCACCCCCACTCGTGATGAAATTGCTACGGCGATCGGTGCGGATGCTGCCTTTCCTCTAGCTGATTTAGGCATGCGAGCAGCTGGCGCGGCCACAATTCCAGTCCAAGACACCGCAACTCAGCAGCAACAGGCACAGATTTTAGGGCGATCGCTCCCTCCTGCCCATCAACTAACAGGCATTGATTTAGCGCTAGCTGAGGCGATCGTAACTCTGCGGCTAACTCATGATGCTGCGGCGATCGCAGAGTTGAAACAAGCAGCAGTCGCCACCGTGAATGCCCATCGTGTCGGAATGGCAGTAACTCCTGGAGCCAAAACCGAAGCGGCAGTGCGAGCCTCTATGGAAAGCGTGTTTGTAGCGCAGAATATGACCTCTGCCTACAACAGCATCGTCACGGTGCAGGGGGAGGTGCTGCACAATGAGCAGTATCACCACGCCCTCAAGTCTGGAGATTTGCTTTTGGCTGATGTGGGGGCAGAAACGGCCAGCGGTTGGGCCGCAGATGTCACCCGGACGTGGCCTGTTTCCGGTAAGTTTTCACCTACGCAACGGGTGCTGTATGAGGTGGTGCTAGCTGCCCACGATATCTGCATTGCCAAAGTTGAGCCAGGGGTGGAGTATCGTGACCTTCACCTCAGCGCTGCCTTGCTTATTGCCGCAGGTTTGTTAGATTTAGGCATTCTGCGCGGCAAGCCAGAAGACCTCGTCGCAATGGATGCTCACGCGCTGTTCTTTCCGCATGGCGTGGGTCACATCTTGGGTATGGATGTGCATGATATGGAGGATTTGGGCGACTTGGCAGGGTATGAGGCAGGGAGAAAACGCAGCGATCGCTTTGGTCTCTGTTACTTAAGGCTCGATCGCCCGTTACGTCCAGGAATGTTGGTGACGATTGAACCCGGTTTCTATCAAGTGCCCGCAATTTTGAATGACCCAGAACGGCGATCGCGCTACAAGGACGTGGTGAATTGGGATCGCCTGGCCCAGTTTGCCGATGTGCGTGGCATCCGAATTGAAGATGATGTGCTGGTGACAGAATCGAGTTCTGAGGTGCTGACGGCAGCGCTTCCTACAAAAGCAGATGCGATCGAACAATTGGTGAGCGGGGAATAA
- a CDS encoding TetR/AcrR family transcriptional regulator: MRIGNRPPQSEAETRTRILQAAQRLFSRQGYDGTTTRDLAQAAAVAEGTLFRHFPNKKAILIEVATQGWIEILTDLLTELSEMGSYKAVAQVMRRRMLNLHQNMDMLRVCFMEAQFHPDLRDRIQLEVVDKMTDVAEAFFQTAMDRGVYRPMNPRIVARIFLGMFTIAGFSQDTVMGEKASPKAMQEMAEGLADIFLNGVLVKE; encoded by the coding sequence ATGCGAATTGGCAATCGACCGCCCCAATCGGAAGCAGAAACACGAACTCGGATTCTGCAAGCTGCCCAGAGATTGTTCTCGCGACAAGGTTACGACGGGACGACCACGCGAGATTTAGCTCAAGCAGCAGCGGTCGCAGAGGGAACATTATTTCGGCATTTCCCCAATAAAAAGGCAATTTTGATTGAAGTTGCCACGCAAGGATGGATAGAGATCCTGACGGATTTGCTGACCGAGCTGAGCGAAATGGGCAGCTATAAAGCAGTAGCTCAGGTGATGCGGCGACGGATGCTGAACCTCCACCAAAACATGGACATGCTGCGCGTTTGCTTTATGGAAGCGCAGTTTCATCCCGATTTGCGCGATCGCATCCAACTAGAAGTGGTCGATAAGATGACGGATGTGGCCGAAGCCTTTTTTCAAACTGCGATGGATCGTGGCGTTTACCGCCCCATGAACCCCAGAATCGTAGCGCGCATTTTCTTGGGCATGTTTACGATCGCAGGTTTTAGCCAAGATACGGTGATGGGTGAGAAGGCTTCACCAAAAGCCATGCAAGAAATGGCCGAAGGTTTAGCCGATATTTTCCTCAATGGGGTTTTGGTCAAAGAATAG
- a CDS encoding Hsp20/alpha crystallin family protein: MALVRWEPFREVNGLQREMNRLFDRLANVDEGGLTNTGVPFIPAAEIHETGDTIQLKVEVSGLEAQDLDVRASAEAVSIRGERKSETKTEEKGMIRSEFRYGQFQRVIPLPNCIKNDEVAAEFKNGVLTLTLPKVDEEKNKVVQLVT; encoded by the coding sequence ATGGCACTCGTACGTTGGGAACCCTTCCGAGAAGTTAACGGCCTACAACGAGAAATGAATCGGCTTTTCGATCGCTTAGCTAATGTAGACGAAGGCGGTTTAACGAATACCGGAGTACCTTTTATCCCAGCCGCAGAAATTCACGAAACAGGAGATACCATTCAGCTCAAAGTTGAAGTTTCTGGACTCGAAGCTCAAGATCTAGATGTACGGGCTTCTGCTGAGGCTGTTTCCATCCGAGGCGAACGAAAATCTGAAACCAAAACTGAAGAAAAAGGTATGATTCGCTCGGAATTTCGCTATGGCCAATTCCAGCGCGTAATCCCGCTACCTAACTGCATTAAGAACGACGAAGTAGCAGCGGAATTCAAGAATGGTGTCCTCACTTTGACTCTACCGAAAGTTGATGAAGAGAAGAACAAAGTTGTACAGCTTGTAACCTAG
- a CDS encoding phycobiliprotein lyase, with product MSVAPLLQFAKTTEESLIAEFFRKSEGQWRSERRYYTLPAGDTQEMVSFITIRFLEAGCDELARLAALHELSDAVTLTCGAHVTWESRESVSGRKKSKGSTLFGAAGNILYRDRGFATVKPVKAEYHFSTPQTLCLKTEYEGSMFEEELKLVGDHYRTRQTIISRAGEQQMIGQYLETRM from the coding sequence ATTTCAGTGGCACCACTTCTACAGTTTGCAAAAACGACTGAGGAATCTTTGATCGCTGAGTTTTTCCGCAAATCGGAAGGTCAGTGGCGATCGGAACGGCGCTATTACACGCTCCCCGCAGGAGACACGCAAGAAATGGTGAGCTTTATCACCATTCGGTTTTTAGAAGCAGGTTGTGACGAACTGGCACGCTTGGCAGCGTTGCACGAATTGAGCGATGCCGTCACTCTCACTTGCGGTGCCCACGTCACTTGGGAAAGCCGAGAGTCTGTTTCGGGCCGCAAGAAATCTAAAGGCTCAACCTTGTTTGGAGCCGCAGGCAATATCTTGTATCGCGATCGCGGTTTCGCGACAGTCAAGCCTGTCAAAGCTGAGTATCACTTTTCAACTCCCCAAACTCTTTGCCTTAAGACTGAGTACGAGGGTTCCATGTTTGAGGAAGAACTAAAACTAGTGGGTGATCATTACCGCACCCGCCAAACCATTATTTCCCGGGCAGGTGAACAGCAGATGATCGGTCAGTATTTGGAAACCCGGATGTAA
- a CDS encoding diflavin flavoprotein, whose protein sequence is MVETKPRDVQILPIALDTTVLRSRSWTRLRFEIEYARQRGTTANSFLIRGDQTALIDPPGESFAETYLTELKKRLNLKQLDYVILGHVNPNRAITLQTLLDIAPQITFVCSNPGAIALRNALGNQELNILVVRGEETLDLGQGHHLQFIPTPSPRWPDSLCTYDPKTQILYTDKLFGAHICGDQVFDEGWTVFSDDRRYYYDCLMAPHARQVETALDKLADLSVKFYAPGHGPLVRYGLTELTHAYQHWSQQQKSQELSVALLYASAYGNTATLAQAIARGITKAGVGVESINCEIAEPGEIQAAVEKCAGFIMGSPTLGGHAPTPIQTALGIVLSTAAKNKLAGVFGSFGWSGEAIDLIEGKFKDAGYSLGFETIRVKFKPTEVTIKMCEEAGTDFAQALKKAKKVREPRQPATSLEQAVGRLVGSLCIVTSKQEEVASAMLASWVSQATFSPPGLTVAVAKERAIESLMYPGSQFVLNILAEGNNLGLMKHFLKPFGPAEDRFQGVETELTSDGAPILKDALAYLECRVENRMECGDHWLLYAIADSGKVLESNALTAVHHRKTGTHY, encoded by the coding sequence ATGGTGGAAACTAAACCCAGAGACGTGCAAATTTTACCGATCGCCCTTGATACAACCGTATTGCGATCGCGCAGTTGGACTCGTCTCCGCTTTGAGATTGAGTACGCACGGCAACGAGGCACCACAGCCAACTCTTTCTTGATTCGCGGTGACCAAACCGCCCTGATTGATCCGCCAGGTGAGTCATTTGCAGAAACCTATCTCACCGAGTTAAAGAAACGCCTGAATCTGAAGCAACTGGATTATGTGATTCTGGGGCACGTCAACCCCAACCGAGCCATCACGCTACAAACCTTGCTCGACATTGCACCCCAGATCACCTTTGTTTGTTCCAATCCAGGGGCGATCGCCCTCCGCAATGCCCTCGGCAATCAAGAACTCAACATTCTGGTCGTGCGGGGTGAAGAAACCCTAGATCTGGGTCAAGGACACCATCTACAATTCATCCCCACCCCCAGTCCTCGCTGGCCCGATAGTCTCTGCACCTACGACCCCAAAACTCAGATTCTCTACACCGATAAATTATTTGGCGCTCACATCTGCGGCGACCAAGTATTTGATGAAGGCTGGACAGTTTTCAGTGACGATCGCCGCTATTATTACGACTGTTTGATGGCTCCCCACGCTCGTCAAGTGGAAACGGCCCTGGATAAGCTAGCCGACTTGAGCGTCAAGTTCTATGCGCCAGGACATGGGCCTTTGGTGCGCTATGGCCTCACAGAGCTGACCCACGCTTACCAGCATTGGAGCCAACAGCAAAAATCCCAAGAACTTTCGGTAGCGCTGTTGTACGCTTCGGCTTATGGCAACACCGCGACTCTGGCCCAGGCGATCGCGCGAGGCATTACCAAAGCAGGCGTTGGTGTGGAATCGATCAACTGCGAAATTGCTGAACCCGGTGAAATTCAAGCGGCGGTGGAGAAGTGCGCCGGATTCATCATGGGGTCTCCTACCTTGGGTGGCCATGCCCCCACCCCGATCCAAACCGCGTTAGGAATTGTCCTCTCCACAGCAGCTAAAAACAAGTTAGCGGGAGTGTTTGGCTCCTTCGGTTGGAGTGGCGAAGCGATCGACCTGATCGAAGGTAAGTTTAAGGACGCAGGGTACAGCTTAGGCTTCGAGACGATTCGGGTCAAGTTCAAGCCCACGGAAGTGACGATCAAAATGTGCGAAGAGGCAGGCACCGACTTTGCCCAAGCCTTGAAAAAAGCCAAGAAAGTGCGGGAACCGAGACAACCTGCCACCTCGCTAGAGCAAGCCGTGGGCCGTCTTGTCGGTTCGCTTTGCATTGTCACCTCAAAGCAAGAAGAGGTTGCGAGTGCAATGCTGGCCTCCTGGGTGTCTCAAGCTACCTTTAGCCCCCCTGGTTTGACCGTAGCTGTGGCGAAAGAGCGGGCGATCGAGTCCTTGATGTATCCCGGTAGCCAATTTGTCTTGAATATTTTGGCAGAAGGCAACAACCTCGGCCTCATGAAGCACTTCCTGAAGCCGTTCGGCCCTGCGGAAGATCGCTTTCAAGGCGTAGAAACAGAACTCACCAGTGATGGCGCTCCGATCCTCAAAGATGCTCTGGCCTATCTAGAATGTCGTGTGGAAAACCGGATGGAGTGTGGCGATCACTGGTTGCTGTATGCGATCGCGGATAGCGGCAAAGTCCTGGAATCTAACGCCCTTACCGCCGTCCACCACCGCAAAACTGGCACCCATTATTAA
- a CDS encoding helix-turn-helix domain-containing protein, translating to MNVDEMRVLSALERRPLTVENLAHALGCPISEMHEVVQQLWQKGYIDTSRATAENHHGHGQWLMSQLLPWGHPQAPVAIHSNSKTYFILTSKGHLHLHPILSLNQET from the coding sequence ATGAACGTCGATGAAATGCGGGTTTTGAGCGCGCTAGAACGGAGACCGCTCACCGTAGAAAACTTAGCTCATGCCTTGGGGTGCCCGATCAGCGAAATGCACGAAGTTGTGCAGCAGCTCTGGCAAAAGGGCTACATTGACACCAGCCGAGCGACCGCTGAAAACCATCACGGTCATGGTCAGTGGCTCATGAGTCAGTTGCTGCCTTGGGGACACCCGCAGGCTCCAGTGGCAATTCACTCCAACTCTAAAACCTACTTCATCCTGACCTCGAAAGGACATTTACATTTACACCCTATTTTGTCTTTGAATCAGGAAACGTGA
- a CDS encoding diflavin flavoprotein produces MVVLTDRAQRRLTIQTSEIAAETTTIRSLDWDRDRFDIEFGLKNGTTYNSFVIKGEKIALVDTSHEKFRQLYLETLTQVVDPAKIDYLVISHTEPDHSGLVRDVLALAPQATVVGSKVAIQFLEDLVHQPFKRQIVKNGDRLDLGNGHELEFVIAPNLHWPDTIFSYDTKTQILFTCDAFGMHFCDDRTFDEDLSEIEADFRFYYECLMAPNARSVLSALKRMGELPEVKQIATGHGPLLYYNVAEWVNRYRNWSQAKAKSEKTVAVFYVSDYGHSDRLSQAIARGIIKTGVAVEMMDLKSADPQEVQELVGRSAGLAIATPPVSGSTAATTQAALGTVLAAAKDKQAIGIFESYGGEDEPVDPLVTRFRESGLTVAFPPVRIKDTPNEATYQLCEEAGTDLGQWLSRDRAIQQMKSLNSDLDKALGRITGGLYIITAKKGNVSGAMLASWVAQASFTPLGFTIAVAKDRAIESLMQVGDRFVLNVLEEGNHLGLMKHFLKRFPPGADRFAGVKTQPAQNGSPILTEALAYLECEVNSRMECNDHWIVYSTVQEGRVSNPDALTAVHHRKVGNHY; encoded by the coding sequence ATGGTAGTGCTGACTGACCGGGCTCAACGTAGACTGACAATACAAACGAGCGAAATTGCTGCGGAAACCACCACGATTCGCTCACTCGATTGGGACCGCGATCGCTTTGACATCGAGTTTGGTCTGAAGAATGGCACGACCTACAACTCCTTTGTTATTAAAGGCGAAAAGATTGCGCTGGTCGATACGTCTCATGAGAAGTTTCGCCAACTGTACTTGGAGACGCTGACTCAAGTCGTAGACCCAGCCAAGATCGATTATTTGGTAATTAGCCATACGGAACCAGACCACAGCGGTTTAGTTCGCGATGTCTTGGCCTTGGCTCCCCAAGCGACGGTGGTGGGCTCCAAGGTAGCGATTCAGTTTCTCGAAGATTTGGTGCATCAACCGTTTAAGCGGCAGATTGTCAAAAATGGCGATCGCTTGGACTTGGGCAATGGTCACGAACTGGAGTTTGTGATCGCCCCCAATCTGCACTGGCCCGACACCATCTTTAGTTACGACACCAAGACGCAGATTCTCTTTACCTGCGATGCGTTCGGGATGCACTTCTGCGACGATCGCACCTTTGATGAAGACCTGAGTGAGATTGAAGCGGATTTCCGTTTTTATTACGAATGCTTGATGGCTCCCAATGCTCGCTCGGTGCTGTCTGCCCTGAAGCGCATGGGTGAACTACCAGAAGTGAAGCAGATTGCCACTGGACACGGGCCGTTGCTTTACTACAACGTGGCGGAGTGGGTCAATCGCTATCGTAACTGGAGCCAAGCCAAAGCCAAGTCTGAGAAAACTGTAGCGGTGTTCTACGTGTCTGACTACGGCCACAGCGATCGCCTCTCGCAAGCGATCGCTCGCGGTATTATCAAAACGGGTGTCGCCGTTGAGATGATGGATCTGAAATCGGCAGATCCCCAAGAAGTCCAAGAACTAGTGGGTCGGTCCGCAGGTTTAGCGATCGCCACACCCCCTGTATCAGGTTCAACCGCAGCCACGACGCAAGCAGCCCTTGGCACTGTGTTAGCAGCCGCAAAAGACAAGCAAGCCATTGGGATTTTTGAATCTTATGGGGGCGAGGATGAACCCGTTGACCCCTTAGTGACGCGGTTTAGAGAGTCGGGTCTGACCGTGGCCTTCCCACCTGTGCGGATTAAAGACACGCCCAACGAAGCGACCTATCAGCTCTGTGAAGAAGCGGGGACTGACTTAGGCCAGTGGTTGAGCCGCGATCGCGCCATTCAGCAGATGAAATCGCTCAATAGCGACCTTGACAAAGCCTTGGGGCGGATTACTGGTGGCCTCTACATCATCACCGCGAAAAAAGGTAATGTCAGCGGGGCGATGTTAGCCTCCTGGGTAGCCCAAGCCAGCTTTACTCCTTTGGGCTTCACGATCGCAGTTGCCAAAGACCGCGCGATCGAATCTCTGATGCAAGTGGGCGATCGCTTTGTCCTCAACGTGTTAGAAGAAGGCAATCACCTAGGCCTGATGAAGCACTTCCTGAAGCGATTTCCCCCTGGGGCCGATCGCTTTGCTGGCGTGAAAACACAACCCGCCCAGAATGGCTCCCCGATTCTCACCGAAGCCTTGGCTTATCTAGAGTGTGAAGTCAACAGCCGCATGGAGTGCAACGATCACTGGATCGTCTACAGCACGGTGCAAGAGGGACGAGTTTCTAACCCCGATGCCCTCACCGCTGTACACCATCGCAAAGTTGGCAACCATTACTAG
- a CDS encoding pantothenate kinase — protein sequence MDKSWFALMIGNSRLHWAWFVGEQLRSAWDSEHLTNSGPPSPPILGGTCSKSPSIGGLKPLRAYQKKGQCKEFNYTSNPFYELPIVLASVVPAQTAIWRDYPQLQILTLEQIPLQHSYPTLGIDRALALWGAGEVYGWPALVIDAGTALTFTGGNAERQLVGGAILPGLSLQVRALADKTAALPAIALPETLPKRWANDTQEAIASGVVYTVLAGVVDFIEAWWQEFPGSAVVITGGDRTLLYQHLQSQHPGLAAHIHTDPNLIFWGMRTCRTEPDSARSG from the coding sequence GTGGATAAAAGCTGGTTCGCTTTGATGATTGGCAATTCTCGGCTGCATTGGGCTTGGTTTGTGGGAGAGCAGTTGCGATCGGCTTGGGATAGTGAGCATTTGACGAATTCTGGCCCCCCTAGCCCCCCAATACTGGGGGGAACCTGCTCAAAGTCCCCCAGTATTGGGGGATTAAAGCCCTTACGGGCATACCAGAAAAAGGGGCAGTGCAAGGAGTTTAACTACACTTCAAATCCCTTCTACGAACTACCCATCGTTTTAGCGTCTGTTGTTCCAGCCCAAACTGCTATTTGGCGGGACTATCCTCAGCTACAAATTCTCACGCTCGAACAAATTCCTCTCCAACACAGCTACCCTACCCTTGGTATCGATCGCGCCTTGGCATTGTGGGGAGCGGGAGAAGTGTATGGTTGGCCTGCCTTGGTGATTGATGCAGGTACAGCGCTGACCTTCACAGGCGGCAATGCTGAGCGACAACTGGTGGGTGGGGCGATTCTGCCAGGGCTGAGTTTGCAAGTACGAGCTTTAGCTGACAAAACTGCTGCCTTACCTGCGATCGCTTTACCCGAAACCTTACCCAAACGGTGGGCCAATGACACGCAAGAAGCGATCGCTAGTGGGGTTGTCTATACGGTTTTGGCGGGAGTTGTAGACTTTATCGAGGCTTGGTGGCAAGAGTTTCCTGGTAGCGCTGTGGTGATCACGGGGGGCGATCGCACCCTACTCTACCAACATTTGCAAAGCCAGCATCCTGGACTAGCCGCTCACATCCACACTGATCCCAACCTCATTTTTTGGGGTATGCGAACTTGTCGAACGGAGCCAGATTCAGCTAGAAGTGGATGA